Proteins from a single region of Xenopus laevis strain J_2021 chromosome 9_10S, Xenopus_laevis_v10.1, whole genome shotgun sequence:
- the stac2.S gene encoding SH3 and cysteine-rich domain-containing protein 2 gives MTEITESDSQNTEQRPLGSRIGGGGGGCGLPESKLQRFRRSISLKTILRSKSVENFFQRPLSESKIPSDVLLSPPAPPPPPSPPPVPSEVLPQTEQPPPPCHKPLSVLQPVQTHNFHDHVFKKQCPCHLCHQIIVGNSKQGLRCKTCKIGVHLWCSEEVSHQQCLGKMSTSFRRNFSSPLLIHETQPSPKKIPQPAPGSRGRVDPVYETLRFGTSLAHLNRSGCSSVSESPTRSLSEREERLEDPEGSIRSSEESPSHPVFPAESEAAVIEDTRSVSNLMAAGRARKEISPMYCYVVLYKFLPQEINDLPLQPGDRVLVLDDSNEDWWKGKCGDRTGFFPANFVQRVRLGETVWKSTKPFQGIKEQGQLSVKEGQVCVGVARPETEGFIKVSSGKKKGLVPQEFLIEM, from the exons CTTCAGCGTTTTCGCCGTTCTATCTCCCTGAAGACGATCCTACGCAGTAAGAGCGTGGAAAACTTCTTCCAGAGGCCCCTCAGTGAATCCAAAATACCCTCTGATGTCCTTCTCAGCCCACCTGCCCCTCCACCACCCCCTTCTCCACCTCCGGTCCCCAGTGAGGTTCTCCCTCAGACTGAACAGCCCCCACCCCCTTGTCACAAGCCCCTCTCTGTCCTACAACCCGTCCAAACTCACAATTTCCATGATCACGTCTTCAAGAAACAGTGCCCCTGCCATTTGTGCCATCAGATCATTGTGG GGAATTCCAAGCAAGGCCTTCGCTGTAAGACGTGCAAGATAGGGGTCCATCTGTGGTGCTCGGAGGAAGTGTCTCATCAGCAATGTCTGGGGAAGATG TCTACATCTTTCCGTCGTAACTTCAGCTCTCCTCTCCTGATCCATGAAACGCAGCCCAGCCCAAAGAAAATCCCACAGCCCG CCCCTGGTTCAAGAGGTAGGGTGGACCCTGTGTATGAGACTCTACGCTTTGGAACCTCCCTTGCTCACTTGAACCGCTCTGGTTGCAGCAGTGTTTCAGAGTCGCCCACCCGCAGCCTG AGTGAGCGGGAGGAGAGGCTGGAGGATCCAGAGGGCAGCATTAGAAGTAGTGAAGAAAGTCCCAGTCATCCAG TGTTTCCAGCAGAGAGTGAGGCTGCAGTAATTGAAGATACCCGCAGCGTGTCT AACTTAATGGCTGCAGGCCGTGCCCGTAAGGAGATCTCTCCAATGTACTGCTACGTGGTCCTCTACAAGTTCCTTCCTCAAGAGATCAATGACCTTCCACTACA GCCTGGGGACAGAGTTCTGGTGCTGGATGACTCCAATGAGGATTGGTGGAAG GGGAAATGTGGGGACCGGACTGGATTCTTTCCCGCAAACTTTGTGCAGAGAGTGCGTTTAGGGGAGACCGTGTGGAAGAGCACAAAACCCTTCCAGGGCATCAAGGAACAAGGGCAGCTCAGTGTGAAAGAAGGGCAG GTCTGTGTTGGCGTTGCCAGGCCAGAGACGGAGGGTTTCATTAAAGTATCGAGTGGCAAGAAGAAGGGCCTGGTGCCGCAGGAATTCTTGATTGAGATGTGA